From Desulfuromonas soudanensis, the proteins below share one genomic window:
- a CDS encoding NAD(+)/NADH kinase, which translates to MKRVGLYIKRTNPDAVEVAREVSRWLQQRGIEVLPEQSLADALGGIQGYPEGAIPGMVNMIIVLGGDGTLISVARNVGDLRTPILGVNLGSLGFLTEVTLAELYQVLAQVVRGQFTVTSRMMLDAVVRRDGTEVGRHRVLNDVVINKGALARIIDMEAWVDDSYLTTFKADGLIIATPTGSTAYNLAAGGPIIYPGLHCLVISPICPHMLTNRPIIVSDKAVIRVEVKFHDEDVVLTADGQVGMPLKGGDVVELRKSKSSTLLIKSPSKDYFEVLRTKLRWGER; encoded by the coding sequence ATGAAACGAGTAGGGCTCTATATCAAACGGACCAATCCCGATGCCGTCGAGGTGGCGCGGGAGGTTTCCCGCTGGCTGCAGCAGCGCGGCATCGAAGTCCTCCCCGAACAGTCCCTGGCGGACGCCCTGGGGGGGATCCAGGGGTATCCCGAGGGGGCCATTCCGGGGATGGTCAACATGATCATTGTCCTGGGGGGAGACGGCACCCTGATTTCAGTGGCCCGCAATGTCGGAGATCTGCGGACCCCGATTCTCGGGGTCAATCTCGGCAGCCTCGGTTTCCTGACCGAGGTCACCCTCGCCGAGCTCTATCAGGTCCTCGCCCAGGTGGTGCGGGGTCAATTCACCGTCACCAGCCGCATGATGCTCGACGCCGTGGTCCGCCGCGACGGAACGGAGGTCGGCCGTCATCGGGTCCTCAACGACGTCGTCATCAACAAGGGGGCCCTGGCGCGAATCATTGACATGGAAGCCTGGGTCGACGACTCCTATCTGACCACCTTCAAGGCCGACGGGCTGATCATCGCCACTCCCACCGGATCCACCGCCTACAATCTGGCCGCCGGCGGTCCGATCATCTACCCGGGCCTGCACTGTCTGGTGATCTCGCCGATCTGTCCCCACATGCTCACCAATCGGCCGATCATCGTCTCCGACAAGGCGGTCATCCGGGTCGAGGTGAAATTCCATGATGAGGATGTGGTCCTCACCGCCGACGGCCAGGTCGGGATGCCGCTCAAAGGGGGGGACGTGGTCGAGTTGCGCAAGTCGAAAAGCAGCACGCTTCTGATCAAGAGTCCCTCCAAGGATTATTTCGAGGTCCTCCGCACCAAGCTGCGCTGGGGAGAACGCTAG
- the recN gene encoding DNA repair protein RecN, protein MLTDLSIKNFAIIDRLHVNFGPGFNVLTGETGAGKSIIIDAVGLLLGDRARPDLIRTGEEEAVVEALFDLSALPELRQELVDGGFEGGDELLVKRVIARSGKNRIYLNGSLARLTQLQSLTARLVTIYGQHEHQSLQRTDTHLSLLDDFAVLGSEVDAYQRLYREVQEIEGRIAQLSAAERDRQQRLDLLSYQGQEIAAANLRPGEEEELTAERLLLQNAGRLSLATEEGYDVLYGAEEAVCGRLDAVASSLESLSTVAPLLGTLAETVRNALFSLEDVATQLRDYAARLFFDPERQGAVEGRLALLATLKRKYAPTVEEILALQERIDLELEDLSDMEATREAAGKKLAELRGRLLDCGGVISSRRREAGLRLGTAVAAELKDLAMPKALFQMHFFPLPEPGPQGLERGEFYLAPNPGEEPKPLAWIASGGELSRIMLALRRAAPDGESPPCLVFDEVDAGIGGIAATAVGEKLHKVAQELQVLCVTHLPQVAAYADSHYRVEKREEGGRTFTALSRLRGDERVLEMARMLGGAQITERTLDHARELIGLSGPG, encoded by the coding sequence ATGCTCACGGATCTGAGTATCAAAAACTTTGCAATCATCGACCGCCTCCATGTCAATTTCGGACCGGGCTTCAATGTGCTGACGGGTGAAACCGGAGCCGGCAAGTCGATTATCATCGACGCCGTCGGCCTGCTGCTCGGCGACCGGGCACGGCCGGACCTGATCCGCACCGGGGAAGAGGAGGCGGTCGTCGAGGCGCTCTTCGATCTCTCGGCCCTCCCCGAGCTCCGGCAGGAATTGGTGGACGGGGGATTTGAAGGGGGGGATGAGCTTTTGGTCAAGCGGGTGATCGCCCGTTCCGGGAAAAACCGCATCTATCTGAACGGCTCCCTGGCCAGGCTCACCCAGCTCCAGTCCCTGACGGCCCGCCTGGTGACCATCTACGGTCAGCACGAACACCAGAGTCTGCAGCGAACCGACACCCACCTCTCCCTCCTTGACGATTTTGCCGTGCTCGGTTCCGAAGTTGACGCCTACCAGCGCCTTTATCGGGAAGTCCAGGAAATCGAAGGGCGCATCGCCCAGTTGTCCGCCGCCGAGCGGGACCGCCAGCAGCGCCTCGACCTTCTCTCCTATCAGGGGCAGGAAATCGCCGCGGCCAATCTGCGTCCCGGCGAGGAAGAGGAGCTGACGGCCGAGCGCCTGCTGCTGCAGAACGCAGGACGCCTTTCCCTCGCCACGGAGGAGGGGTACGATGTCCTCTACGGCGCCGAGGAGGCCGTGTGCGGTCGTCTCGACGCCGTCGCCTCCTCCCTTGAATCGCTCTCCACCGTCGCCCCCCTTCTCGGCACCCTGGCCGAAACCGTCCGCAATGCCCTTTTTTCTCTGGAGGATGTGGCGACCCAACTCCGCGATTACGCGGCTCGGCTCTTTTTCGACCCCGAGCGTCAGGGGGCTGTGGAGGGGCGCCTGGCACTCCTGGCCACCCTGAAACGCAAATATGCACCGACGGTAGAGGAAATTCTCGCGCTCCAGGAGAGAATCGACCTCGAGCTCGAGGACCTCTCCGACATGGAGGCCACAAGGGAGGCGGCGGGAAAGAAGTTGGCCGAGCTCAGGGGCCGGCTCCTCGACTGCGGCGGCGTCATTTCTTCGCGGCGACGGGAGGCGGGGTTACGCCTGGGAACGGCCGTCGCCGCCGAACTCAAAGATCTGGCGATGCCCAAGGCCCTCTTTCAGATGCATTTTTTCCCTCTCCCGGAACCGGGACCCCAGGGCCTCGAACGGGGCGAATTCTACCTGGCACCCAACCCCGGGGAAGAACCGAAGCCGTTGGCCTGGATCGCATCGGGGGGGGAATTGTCGCGCATCATGCTCGCCCTGCGCCGGGCGGCGCCGGACGGCGAAAGTCCCCCTTGTCTCGTTTTCGATGAGGTGGATGCCGGCATCGGCGGGATTGCGGCCACGGCTGTCGGCGAAAAACTGCACAAGGTGGCGCAGGAATTGCAGGTTTTGTGCGTCACCCACCTCCCCCAGGTGGCCGCCTATGCCGACAGTCATTATCGGGTCGAAAAGCGCGAGGAGGGGGGGCGAACCTTCACCGCCCTCTCCCGCCTTCGGGGGGACGAGCGGGTCCTGGAGATGGCCCGCATGCTCGGCGGCGCCCAGATCACCGAGCGTACCCTCGATCACGCCCGGGAGCTCATCGGTCTTTCAGGTCCCGGGTGA
- a CDS encoding N-acetyltransferase yields MVRRARIPDAKAIHKLLITYAKDGMMLSRSLSEIYEAIRDFYVFEGPDGTVVGTVCLHICWEDLAEVRSLAVAEESGGRGIGRQLVEKCLEEARDLGLKRVFALTYKPLFFQKLGFGEIEKAELPHKIWSDCIKCAKFPECDETAVRIDF; encoded by the coding sequence ATGGTTCGCAGAGCGCGTATTCCCGATGCCAAGGCCATTCACAAGCTGCTGATCACCTATGCCAAGGACGGGATGATGCTCTCGCGGTCTCTTTCGGAGATCTATGAAGCCATCCGCGACTTTTACGTCTTCGAGGGACCGGACGGCACGGTGGTCGGTACGGTCTGTCTTCATATCTGCTGGGAAGATCTCGCCGAGGTGCGATCCCTGGCCGTGGCCGAAGAGTCGGGTGGCCGCGGGATCGGCCGGCAGCTGGTAGAAAAATGTCTGGAGGAGGCGCGGGATCTCGGTCTGAAGAGGGTCTTCGCCCTGACCTACAAACCGCTCTTTTTCCAGAAACTCGGATTCGGCGAGATCGAGAAGGCGGAGCTGCCGCACAAGATCTGGAGTGACTGTATCAAGTGCGCCAAGTTTCCCGAATGCGACGAGACTGCGGTGCGCATCGACTTTTAG
- a CDS encoding M23 family metallopeptidase — MSAKKFTILIIPEGSHRVRRLSIKRGVLQTVLGTLVVCGLGVLLLVADYVRTNLDSNELQRLQAENRSQQKDLWVLSASLEDLRKEMVVLSQNDAKVRVMAQLSKPRTDSLAGVGGPPEEDIPTEFTALQQQIDEIRQAIDLRRESQEEIQGFLNDQRSLLAAKPKGWPVKGWLTSNFGMRNSPFTGRLKMHEGLDIAARTGTPVYASADGIVSQSETAPGYGKLVVIDHGYGYKTYYAHNSKIFVKVGQRVKRGDQVAAVGNTGSSTGSHLHYEVRRNGVPLNPHKYI, encoded by the coding sequence TTGTCCGCCAAGAAGTTTACGATACTGATCATTCCCGAAGGATCGCATCGGGTTCGGCGCCTCAGCATCAAGCGCGGAGTCCTGCAGACGGTTCTCGGCACCCTGGTGGTCTGCGGCCTGGGGGTTCTCCTCCTGGTGGCCGACTACGTGCGTACCAACCTCGACAGCAATGAACTGCAGCGTCTCCAGGCGGAAAATCGCAGTCAGCAGAAGGATCTCTGGGTCCTCTCCGCCAGCCTTGAGGATCTGCGCAAGGAAATGGTCGTTCTGTCGCAGAACGATGCCAAGGTCCGGGTCATGGCCCAGCTTTCCAAGCCCCGCACCGACAGCCTGGCCGGCGTCGGAGGGCCTCCGGAAGAAGATATTCCGACGGAATTCACCGCCTTGCAGCAGCAGATCGACGAGATCCGCCAGGCCATCGATCTGCGGCGGGAAAGTCAGGAGGAAATCCAGGGTTTTCTCAACGACCAGCGCTCCCTTCTGGCCGCCAAACCGAAGGGATGGCCGGTCAAGGGTTGGCTGACCTCCAATTTCGGCATGCGCAACTCCCCCTTCACCGGGCGATTGAAGATGCATGAGGGGCTCGATATCGCCGCCCGCACCGGTACTCCCGTCTATGCCAGTGCCGACGGCATTGTCAGTCAGTCCGAGACGGCGCCGGGTTACGGCAAGTTGGTGGTCATCGATCACGGATACGGCTACAAGACGTACTATGCCCACAACTCGAAGATCTTCGTTAAGGTCGGGCAGCGGGTCAAGCGCGGCGATCAGGTCGCGGCCGTCGGCAACACCGGCAGTTCCACCGGGTCCCACCTTCACTACGAGGTGCGGCGAAACGGCGTCCCCCTCAATCCGCATAAATACATCTAG
- the secA gene encoding preprotein translocase subunit SecA gives MIGSLIRKIVGSKNERELKRMQPVVERINALEASIVPLSDQALAGKTAEFRQRLAQGETLDDLLPEAFAVVREAGKRVLGMRHFDVQLIGGMVLHSGKIAEMRTGEGKTLVATLPCYLNALTGRGVHVVTVNDYLARRDSEWMGKLHKFLGLTVDCIVHGLTDAQRKVAYGCDITYGTNNEFGFDYLRDNMKFALQDYVQRDLHFAIVDEVDSILIDEARTPLIISGPSESSSELYYDVNRIIPLLKKGELIEHRDGKIGPSTKEYSGDYTVDEKAKSAALTEEGVTKVEKLLSIDNLYEPRHIEVLHHVNQALKAHALFKRDVDYVVKDGEVMIVDEFTGRLMPGRRWSDGLHQAVEAKEGVKIESENQTLATITFQNYFRLYDKLGGMTGTADTEAAEFSEIYKLEVAVIPTNSPMIRKDQSDVIYKTEKEKFRAVAEDIVVRYQSGQPVLVGTISIEKSEEISELLRKRGIPHHVLNAKQHEREAEIVAQAGSRGAITIATNMAGRGTDIVLGGNPEMMARKEAAGSEDPEAAYPALLEKYRVQCAADRAVVLEKGGLYILGTERHESRRIDNQLRGRAGRQGDPGESHFYLCLEDDLLRIFGSHRVAYVMDKLKIPEDEPIEHGIISRAIENAQKKVEGHNFEIRKHLIEYDDVMNKQREVIYTQRKEVLGGENLKGTIEGITGEMVDDMVATFCPEKTPAPDWNWESLFEDFFGQFYLKPAFPEPSTPGLNQDRLAEGLKAQVLERLAEKEAEFTPPVMEHLMKVLLLQTIDGQWKDHLLSIDHLKEGIGLRGYAQKNPKEEYKREAYGLFMEMMGRIRQEVVQKLFRIQLAREDDVERMEAEQRRRRVVLNRVGGEDQGHKPVTREEDKVGRNDPCPCGSGNKYKKCCGR, from the coding sequence ATGATCGGTTCACTGATAAGAAAAATCGTCGGAAGCAAGAATGAGCGCGAACTCAAACGGATGCAACCGGTGGTCGAGAGGATCAATGCCCTCGAAGCCTCCATCGTTCCCCTCTCCGACCAGGCCCTGGCCGGGAAAACGGCAGAATTTCGCCAGCGCTTGGCCCAAGGCGAAACCTTGGACGATCTCCTCCCCGAGGCTTTTGCCGTGGTGCGAGAGGCGGGCAAACGCGTCCTGGGGATGCGCCATTTCGATGTGCAGTTGATCGGCGGCATGGTCCTGCATTCGGGGAAGATCGCCGAAATGAGAACAGGGGAAGGGAAGACGCTGGTTGCAACCCTTCCATGCTACCTGAACGCCCTCACCGGTCGCGGGGTGCATGTGGTCACCGTCAACGACTACCTCGCCCGCCGCGATTCGGAATGGATGGGCAAGCTCCACAAATTTCTCGGACTGACCGTGGACTGCATCGTCCACGGGCTGACCGATGCCCAGCGCAAGGTCGCCTATGGCTGCGACATCACCTATGGCACCAACAACGAGTTCGGCTTCGACTACCTTCGCGACAACATGAAGTTCGCTCTGCAGGACTACGTCCAGCGCGATCTTCATTTCGCCATCGTCGACGAGGTCGACTCGATTCTCATCGACGAGGCGCGTACGCCGCTGATCATCTCCGGTCCCAGCGAGTCTTCGAGCGAGCTGTACTACGACGTCAACCGGATCATTCCCCTCCTCAAGAAGGGGGAGCTCATCGAGCACCGCGACGGCAAGATCGGCCCCTCGACCAAGGAATACAGCGGCGACTACACCGTCGACGAAAAGGCCAAGAGCGCCGCTCTGACAGAGGAAGGGGTGACCAAGGTCGAAAAACTCCTCTCCATCGACAACCTCTACGAGCCCCGCCACATCGAAGTCCTGCACCATGTCAATCAGGCCCTCAAGGCCCACGCCCTGTTCAAGCGCGATGTCGACTATGTGGTAAAGGACGGCGAGGTGATGATCGTCGACGAGTTCACCGGCCGCCTGATGCCCGGGCGGCGCTGGAGCGACGGTCTGCATCAGGCCGTCGAAGCCAAGGAGGGGGTCAAGATCGAGAGCGAAAACCAGACCCTGGCGACCATCACCTTCCAGAACTATTTCCGCCTCTACGACAAGCTGGGGGGGATGACCGGAACCGCCGACACCGAGGCCGCCGAGTTCAGCGAAATCTACAAGCTCGAGGTGGCTGTCATCCCCACCAACAGTCCGATGATCCGCAAGGATCAGTCCGACGTGATCTACAAGACGGAAAAGGAAAAGTTCCGCGCCGTCGCCGAGGATATCGTCGTCCGGTATCAGAGCGGTCAGCCGGTTCTGGTCGGAACCATTTCCATCGAAAAATCAGAGGAGATCTCCGAACTGCTACGAAAGCGGGGGATACCGCACCACGTCCTCAACGCCAAGCAGCACGAGCGGGAAGCCGAGATCGTCGCTCAGGCCGGAAGCCGCGGAGCGATCACCATCGCCACCAACATGGCCGGACGCGGAACCGACATCGTTCTCGGCGGCAACCCGGAGATGATGGCCCGCAAGGAGGCCGCAGGGAGCGAGGACCCCGAGGCCGCTTATCCGGCCCTCCTGGAGAAGTACCGCGTCCAATGTGCCGCCGACAGGGCCGTGGTTCTCGAGAAGGGGGGGCTCTACATCCTCGGCACCGAGCGCCATGAATCGCGGCGGATCGACAATCAGTTGCGCGGTCGCGCCGGTCGCCAGGGGGACCCCGGGGAAAGCCACTTCTACCTCTGTCTCGAAGACGACCTGCTGCGCATCTTCGGCTCCCACCGGGTGGCCTATGTGATGGATAAGCTCAAAATTCCCGAGGACGAGCCGATCGAGCACGGGATCATCTCCCGGGCCATTGAAAATGCTCAGAAGAAAGTCGAGGGGCACAACTTCGAGATCCGCAAGCATCTCATCGAATACGACGACGTCATGAACAAGCAGCGCGAGGTGATCTACACCCAGCGCAAGGAGGTTCTGGGGGGAGAAAATCTCAAGGGGACCATCGAGGGGATTACCGGCGAGATGGTGGACGACATGGTCGCCACCTTCTGTCCCGAGAAGACCCCGGCACCCGACTGGAACTGGGAGAGCCTCTTCGAGGACTTTTTCGGCCAGTTTTACCTCAAGCCGGCCTTCCCCGAGCCGTCGACCCCCGGATTGAATCAGGACCGGCTCGCCGAGGGGCTCAAGGCGCAGGTGCTGGAACGGCTGGCGGAAAAGGAGGCCGAATTTACCCCGCCGGTCATGGAGCACCTGATGAAGGTGCTGCTCCTGCAGACCATCGACGGTCAGTGGAAGGATCACCTCCTCTCCATCGATCACCTCAAGGAGGGGATCGGCCTCCGCGGTTACGCGCAGAAGAATCCCAAGGAAGAATACAAGAGGGAAGCCTACGGTCTCTTCATGGAGATGATGGGACGGATCCGCCAGGAGGTGGTGCAGAAGCTCTTCCGCATCCAGCTGGCCCGGGAAGATGACGTCGAGCGCATGGAGGCGGAGCAGCGGCGCCGTCGGGTGGTCCTCAACCGGGTCGGAGGTGAGGATCAGGGGCACAAGCCGGTGACCCGCGAGGAGGACAAGGTCGGGCGCAACGACCCCTGCCCCTGCGGCAGCGGCAACAAATACAAGAAGTGCTGCGGCCGCTGA
- the argJ gene encoding bifunctional glutamate N-acetyltransferase/amino-acid acetyltransferase ArgJ yields MDQGMIKGVQGFRFATRPAGIRKAGRTDLALIFSEVPALCAGVFTTNKVVAAPVTLTAPRIRRGECQAILVNSGNANACTGEPGLQNARRCGDLAARALGIDPELVAVSSTGVIGAPLPMDRFEEHVPLLAADLAADGAMAVAEAIMTTDSFPKVSAAQGEAGGRPYTILGVAKGAGMIHPNMATMLAFVLTDAAVEPALLDQALRQGVDLSFNSITVDRDTSTNDMVLVLANGLAANPVICRGTPEGEAFAAELNAILLDLAKMIVRDGEGATKLVEIRVRGAVSYGEARQAACSVATSNLVKTAFFGEDANWGRIIAAVGYSGAEVDPEKIDILFGDVQVVRNGLTTGKELEERATAILKTPEFTVTVDLHLGDGAASYYTSDLTYDYVKINAAYRT; encoded by the coding sequence ATGGATCAGGGGATGATCAAAGGGGTGCAGGGTTTTCGCTTCGCCACCCGTCCGGCGGGGATCCGCAAGGCCGGCCGGACCGATCTGGCATTGATTTTTTCCGAAGTCCCGGCCCTCTGTGCCGGGGTGTTCACCACCAACAAGGTGGTGGCGGCGCCGGTGACCCTCACCGCTCCCCGCATCCGCCGGGGAGAGTGCCAGGCGATTCTGGTCAACAGCGGCAACGCCAACGCCTGTACCGGAGAGCCGGGGCTGCAGAACGCCCGACGCTGCGGTGATCTTGCGGCCCGGGCCCTCGGAATAGACCCGGAGCTGGTGGCGGTCTCCTCGACGGGGGTCATCGGCGCTCCGCTGCCGATGGACCGCTTCGAGGAGCATGTGCCCCTTCTGGCCGCCGACCTGGCGGCCGACGGGGCGATGGCCGTGGCCGAGGCGATCATGACCACCGACTCCTTCCCCAAGGTGTCGGCGGCGCAGGGGGAGGCGGGGGGACGCCCCTACACCATTCTCGGGGTGGCCAAGGGGGCGGGGATGATTCATCCCAACATGGCGACGATGCTCGCCTTTGTGCTCACCGATGCCGCCGTGGAGCCAGCTCTCCTCGATCAGGCGCTGCGGCAGGGGGTCGATCTCTCCTTCAACAGCATTACCGTCGACCGCGACACCTCCACCAACGACATGGTTCTGGTGCTGGCCAACGGGCTGGCCGCCAACCCGGTCATTTGCCGCGGCACTCCGGAAGGGGAGGCCTTCGCCGCCGAATTGAACGCCATCCTCCTCGATCTGGCCAAAATGATCGTTCGCGACGGCGAGGGGGCGACCAAACTCGTGGAAATCCGTGTCCGGGGAGCGGTTAGCTACGGCGAGGCTCGGCAGGCCGCCTGCAGCGTCGCCACCTCCAACCTGGTGAAGACCGCCTTTTTCGGCGAGGACGCCAACTGGGGGCGGATCATCGCCGCCGTCGGCTACTCCGGGGCCGAGGTCGACCCGGAGAAGATCGACATCCTTTTCGGCGACGTGCAGGTGGTGAGGAACGGCCTGACCACCGGCAAGGAACTCGAAGAGCGGGCGACGGCGATCCTCAAAACCCCCGAATTCACCGTCACCGTCGATCTTCATCTCGGCGACGGCGCAGCCTCCTACTACACCTCGGACCTGACCTACGACTACGTCAAAATCAACGCCGCCTATCGAACTTGA
- the deoC gene encoding deoxyribose-phosphate aldolase, which translates to MDSPARFIDHTLLKAETTSAQIRLLCEEAVEYGFASVCLPPSFVPLAADLLYGSSVAVGTVVGFPLGYSAAAVKVFETAEAVRAGAGEIDMVIALGAAREGRLSAVEEEIRQLVAAAAGARVKVILECCYLDDPLKAALTEIVVAAGAAYVKTSTGFGPAGATLADVRLLASTAGGRIGVKAAGGIRDLGSFREMREAGATRIGTSAGVAIVDQWLQWRRGES; encoded by the coding sequence ATGGATTCTCCCGCCCGCTTCATCGACCACACCCTGCTCAAGGCCGAGACCACTTCCGCCCAGATCCGTCTCCTCTGCGAGGAGGCGGTGGAGTACGGTTTTGCCTCGGTGTGCCTTCCGCCGTCCTTTGTCCCCCTCGCCGCCGATCTGCTCTACGGCTCTTCCGTGGCCGTCGGCACCGTAGTCGGATTCCCCCTGGGGTACTCGGCCGCCGCCGTCAAGGTTTTTGAGACCGCCGAGGCGGTCCGGGCCGGCGCCGGTGAAATCGACATGGTGATCGCGCTCGGCGCCGCCCGGGAAGGGCGCCTCTCGGCCGTGGAGGAGGAGATCCGTCAGCTGGTGGCGGCGGCCGCCGGAGCCAGGGTCAAGGTGATTCTCGAGTGCTGTTATCTCGACGACCCCCTCAAGGCGGCGCTCACCGAAATAGTCGTTGCCGCCGGGGCCGCTTATGTCAAGACCTCCACCGGGTTCGGTCCGGCCGGGGCCACTCTGGCCGACGTGCGCCTGCTGGCTTCCACAGCCGGGGGACGGATCGGCGTCAAGGCGGCCGGCGGCATCCGGGACCTGGGGTCTTTTCGGGAGATGCGGGAGGCCGGTGCCACCCGGATCGGCACCAGCGCCGGAGTGGCGATCGTCGATCAATGGCTGCAATGGCGGCGGGGAGAATCCTGA
- a CDS encoding phosphopentomutase, which produces MAGVRRRVLLITLDGCGVGAAPDADLYGDRGANTLLHVAEACGGVNLPNLQCLGLGNILPLPGVAPVSAPAAAFGRMEERSFGKDTTTGHWEIAGILQEEPLPTYPEGYPAEIIDAFCRETGLDPLGNVAASGTEILRLLGEEHLATGRPIVYTSADSVFQIAAHEEVIAVERLYEICRIARSILNPYRVGRVIARPFVGTSPADFKRTSRRHDFSLPPTGETVLDRLVAAGLSVYGVGKISDIFAGRGVSEGVYSKSNADGMKKTLAALARVEEGLVFTNLVDFDMEYGHRLDPLGFGRALEEFDSWLPTLFEALLPSDLLLITADHGCDPTTAGTDHSREYVPLLAWWPGCSGGVDLGVRRSFADVAATVGEVFGVGTGLSGDGFLNDLH; this is translated from the coding sequence ATGGCCGGGGTCAGGCGGCGGGTGCTGCTGATCACCCTGGACGGCTGCGGCGTCGGCGCCGCTCCGGATGCCGATCTCTACGGGGACCGGGGGGCCAATACCCTGCTGCACGTCGCCGAGGCGTGTGGAGGGGTGAACCTCCCCAACCTGCAGTGCCTCGGCCTCGGCAACATCCTCCCCCTGCCGGGCGTGGCGCCGGTGAGCGCTCCGGCGGCGGCCTTCGGGCGCATGGAGGAGCGCTCCTTCGGTAAGGACACGACCACCGGCCACTGGGAGATCGCCGGAATCCTGCAGGAAGAGCCGCTTCCCACCTACCCCGAAGGGTACCCGGCGGAGATCATCGACGCCTTTTGCCGCGAGACGGGTCTTGACCCCCTCGGCAACGTGGCGGCCAGCGGCACCGAGATCCTCCGTCTCCTGGGGGAAGAGCATCTGGCGACCGGGCGTCCCATCGTCTATACCAGCGCCGATTCGGTCTTCCAGATCGCCGCCCACGAAGAGGTCATCGCCGTCGAGCGCCTCTACGAAATCTGCCGCATTGCCCGTTCCATCCTGAACCCCTACCGGGTGGGGCGGGTGATTGCCCGCCCCTTTGTCGGGACCTCGCCCGCCGATTTCAAAAGAACCTCCCGCCGTCACGATTTTTCCCTTCCTCCGACGGGAGAAACGGTCCTCGACCGTCTCGTCGCAGCCGGGCTCTCCGTCTACGGCGTCGGGAAAATCAGCGATATCTTTGCCGGGCGGGGGGTGAGCGAAGGTGTCTACAGCAAAAGCAACGCCGACGGGATGAAGAAGACCCTCGCCGCCCTTGCAAGAGTGGAAGAGGGGCTGGTCTTTACCAATCTCGTCGACTTCGACATGGAGTACGGACACCGTCTCGATCCCCTCGGATTCGGCCGGGCTCTCGAGGAATTCGACTCCTGGCTCCCCACCCTGTTTGAGGCGCTCCTCCCTTCGGATCTGCTGCTGATCACCGCCGACCATGGCTGCGATCCGACCACCGCCGGAACCGATCACAGCCGGGAATACGTTCCGCTCCTGGCCTGGTGGCCCGGCTGCTCCGGCGGCGTCGACCTGGGGGTGCGCAGGAGCTTTGCCGATGTGGCCGCAACCGTCGGTGAGGTGTTCGGTGTCGGAACGGGTCTGTCGGGAGATGGTTTTCTCAACGATCTGCATTGA